In Helianthus annuus cultivar XRQ/B chromosome 3, HanXRQr2.0-SUNRISE, whole genome shotgun sequence, a single window of DNA contains:
- the LOC110929059 gene encoding serine/threonine-protein kinase PEPKR2 → MDQFGKKRKGSENVASKLVRSHVSLGDYSRRTKKCKEIVVEIERNDNGYKDYITGIATAPPFVNVCSDPRGRGLKRKIGCLDAATKMGRKKKIEQDFESGQTIGQGKFGSVVKCRNRVSGEEFACKILPKGEEIVHKEVEIMQHLSGHPGVVTLKAVYEDARFFHLVMELCSGGRLLDQMREDGLFSEQKAANLMKELMLVLKYCHDMGVIHRDVKPDNILLSASGSIKLADFGLAARIANGQSLFGVVGSPAYVAPEVLIGAYSEKVDIWSAGVVLHALLVGLLPFGGGSVNTVFEAVKNVSINFQDKLWDSISQPARDLIAHMLTRNVSERYTAEDVLRHPWIIFYTNPTLESLTFSSRPQLHMTLTSQQLADMIEVESERSINSFDENSTPMSPQDITEDEDCHMVDVLALAISRVRISGPKRSRIFSPANAVQQERSSITMKSLCTAF, encoded by the exons ATGGATCAATTTGGGAAAAAGCGAAAGGGGTCGGAAAACGTAGCGTCTAAACTGGTTCGGTCACACGTTTCGTTAGGGGATTATTCaagaagaacaaagaaatgcaaGGAAATAGTAGTAGAAATAGAACGTAACGATAACGGTTACAAAGATTACATAACCGGAATCGCAACTGCACCGCCTTTTGTAAACGTGTGTTCGGACCCACGTGGGAGGGGTCTGAAGCGGAAAATCGGGTGTCTTGATGCCGCTACTAAAATGGGTAGAAAGAAGAAAATCGAGCAAGATTTTGAGTCGGGTCAAACTATTGGTCAAGGGAAGTTTGGGTCCGTGGTCAAATGTCGAAATAGGGTTAGTGGGGAAGAATTTGCTTGCAAGATTTTACCGAAAGGGGAAGAGATTGTGCACAAAGAAGTTGAAATTATGCAGCATCTTTCTGGTCATCCGGGTGTCGTGACATTAAAGGCGGTGTATGAAGATGCTCGGTTTTTTCATTTGGTTATGGAGCTTTGTTCTGGCGGGCGGTTGCTTGATCAGATGAGGGAAGACGGTTTGTTTTCGGAGCAAAAAGCTGCTAATTTGATGAAGGAATTGATGTTGGTTCTTAAATATTGTCATGATATGGGTGTCATTCATCGAGATGTAAAGCCTGATAATATTCTTCTTTCGGCTTCTGGCTCGATTAAGCTTGCGGATTTTGGGCTGGCTGCTAGAATCGCTAATG GTCAAAGTCTATTTGGTGTGGTAGGAAGTCCTGCATATGTTGCTCCTGAAGTTCTGATTGGTGCTTATTCAGAAAAAGTCGATATATGGAGTGCTGGTGTGGTCCTCCATGCACTTTTGGTCGGTCTCCTCCCGTTTGGTGGCGGTTCTGTAAATACGGTGTTTGAGGCTGTCAAAAACGTGTCCATTAATTTTCAAGATAAGTTATGGGACTCGATATCACAACCTGCCCGTGATCTTATTGCACATATGCTAACAAGAAATGTATCCGAGAGGTACACTGCTGAAGACGTGCTAC GACATCCTTGGATCATATTCTACACAAACCCAACATTAGAGTCCCTAACTTTCAGTTCTAGACCACAACTTCATATGACCTTGACTTCTCAACAACTGGCAGACATGATAGAAGTGGAGTCCGAGAGGTCTATTAACTCTTTCGATGAAAACTCTACTCCAATGTCCCCACAAGACATAACCGAAGACGAAGATTGTCACATGGTTGATGTTCTTGCGCTGGCAATTTCACGTGTAAGGATCTCGGGACCAAAACGAAGCAGGATATTTAGTCCTGCTAACGCTGTTCAACAAGAACGTTCATCCATTACGATGAAGAGTTTATGTACAGCATTTTGA